The following is a genomic window from Methanoplanus sp. FWC-SCC4.
CTGAAAGGGATGACTGCATATACCATTTCTATTATCAGGGTTTAAACGTCCAATGCCTAAAAAGCATCGAATTAAAAATGCACAAAAACAGATTTATTTAAAGAAAAACTGACAGTGGCAATTACCGTCATTTTTGATTTCATCCTCATGGTATATGCAGGGGCATATAATTTCGGCGTCTTTTTCAGGATCTCCCGAACGGATTCTGCACGGGCAGTACTGCTCACCATATTTTATTGTATTTCTGGCAAGACCTTTTAAAACCGCTCCAAGCTGCCTTTCATCACCATTAAGTTTCCAGCCGTTTTCACCTGCATAACCCTCTGCCCACAGATGAATTTTTTCTGAGAGTTCTTTTAATTCTTTTCTGCTTTCTTCGGTGTCGGTTGTCATACTAAATACCCGCCTCCTCAAATAAAATAATTATTGTGATTCAATATATGCAATCATCGAATCAAACACTTTCTTACCATCAGATGATCCTAAAACATCTTCCGATGCTCTTTCGGGATGAGGCATCATAACAAGAACATTATCGTTCTCTCCGAGAACACCGGTGATATTTGCGGCTGTTCCGTTGGGATTGGATTCCTGATTCACATTGCCGTTTTCATCACAGAAACGAAATGCAATGCGGTTGTTTTCCAAAAGCACCCTGAGATCTTCAGGTGATGCGACATATCTGCCCTCTTTGTGTGCAATAGGAATCCTGATAACCTCCCCTTCGCTGTACAATGAAGTGAAAGGGGATGTATTGTTCTCAACTCTCAGATAAACATCCTCACAGATAAACTTCGGATACTCATTTATTGTGAAAACACCGGGAATAAGGCCACTCTCAGCACCAATCTGTGCCCCGTTGCAGATTCCAAGAACAAGCCCTCCTGCCTCTGCGTGTCTTATTACATCTTTCATAACAGGTGTACGCGTTGCAATTGCACCTGCACGGAGATAATCACCGTAACTAAATCCACCGGGAAGAATTATGCCGTCATATTTCCTTTGCAGACCGTCTTTATACCACACAAGGTCAGTATCGACTCCACAGACGTCCTGCAGTACATGAAGTGCATCGCGGTCGCAGTTGCTTCCTCCAAACTGAAGAACGGCAAATCTCATTGTCCGGCAACCTCAATTGTGTAACTGTGTATAACAGGGTTGGCCAAAAGCCTCTCACACATCTCAGCAGCCTTTGCATTTGCTTCCTGTTCATCCGCAGCTTCAAGGGCTATTTCAAACAACCTTGCAGTTGAAAGAGATTCTGTTTCAAACCCAAGGTTTGACAGTGCATGCTGAATGGCACGTGCTTCAGGGTCAAGCATTCCGCCTTTCAGGGATATTGTAATTTTCACATTAAACTTCATTTGATTTGCTCCTTTTTCCAGTTAATAATCTTTTCAACCACACGGGCATAGGCGGTCATAACGTCACCTTTGTTAAAACGGTAGACATCCTTGTCAAATGACTCCCCTGTTTCCTTGTCCCAAAGACGCATGGAATCCATACTTATTTCATCGCCTAAGATTATTTCATTTCCGCGCCTTCCAAACTCGATCTTGAAGTCAACAAGTACAAGACCAAGCTCATCAAAGAAATCATAGAGGAGTTTGTTTATTTCAAGTGTTGTCCTGCGGGCCTCATTCAATTCATCACGGGTCAGGAGGCCGAGCGCGAGAATAAGATCATCATTAACGGCAGGGTCTCCCTTCGCGTCATCCTTATAATCCGTAACAATTACAGGCGGATTTAATACCTGTCCTTCCTTTAGAGGAAGCTTTTTTGTAATTGAACCTGCTGCACGGTTTCTTGCGATTACTTCCAGAGGTATCATCTCAAGTTTTGAGACAAGCATAGTCTTTTCATCAATCATACGGATGAAATGCGTCTTTATCCCATGCTTTTCCAGATAGTCAAAGAAGAAGGCCGAAACTGTCGCATTATAAACGCCCTTGCCGGAGAACTGATCATGTTTCTCACCATTAAAGGCAGTCATATCATCTCTAAATAAAGCAATCAGCTCATCATCATTGTCGGATTTATAAATCGACTTTGCTTTTCCTTGATAGATAAGTTCTCCAATTTCCATAAGTTTCATACAACCCCGGAATAGTCATATATTATTTGTAACTTCTATGCTGAATATCTTTGTTGAGTTTATCGATTAAACCGGAGAGTCTCTCCGGGTACCATCCCTTATCAATATACTTCTGATAGATGCATAATCTCTCCTCAAGTCTTCTTTTGCCAATTATATTTTTGAGATTTTCAATCTCCGGCCAGGGATGCTCAGGGTTTACATAGTCAATTGTAACAGGCGATACCCCGCCAAGATCATTTACCCCGCATTCAATCAGTTCTGATGCATCTGAAAGATTCGGCGGGATCTGAATGCTGATATCATCCGGGAGTATCTCACGCGCAAGGTTTATTGTATCACATATTTCTTCCTTTGCCGGCACAGGCCACTTCTCCATTGAAGTTCCTTCTTTCGGACAGAAATTCTGGATAATCACTTCCTGTATATGCCCGTATCTCTTGTGAAGGGACTCAATTACCTCAAGAGATTCGGTTCTGTCAGAAGGTGTTTCGCCAATACCGAGTAAAAGTCCGGTTGTAAACGGTATTTTTAGTTTCCCGGCATCCTCCATCATACCTATTCTGACTTCAGGTTTTTTGCCGGGACTGTTTTTGTGGGCAGGTATATCAGCTGTTGTTTCAAGCATGAGACCCATGCTGGCGTTGACATCCCCTAACCACTCCAGTTCATTATAGTCGAGAATTCCTGCGTTTGTATGAGGCAAAATACCCATTTCAATAGCAGAAAGCGACATATCATAACAATATTCAAGAATTGTTTCGTATCCGTACCGGCGGATATATTCCAAAAAACCGTCTTCAAGTCCGGGCCTTTCTCCGAATGTAAACAGAGCTTCCGTGCATCCGGATTTAACACCCAGATCCAGTGTTGACAAAACATCCGCCTTTGGCATTACACATCCGTCTTTTACAGGTGTCTTGAAAATACAGTAAGAACACCTGTTATGACAGACATTTGTAAGGGGAAGAAACACATTGCGCGAATATGTGATGATGCCAGGTTGCATGAAAAATATATTCTTCTTTTTCATATTCAACCAATCGGATTTTCAAAAAAAGTAAAACCGGGGAGGGGCCCCCTGGTTAAAACCACTGATCAAGGGTCTTTTGTCCCGCACCTTCATTTAATTTGTCAAGAACACTCTCAACCCTTGCATGCGAGAAATCATATTCCTCACACAGCATCTCAAACAGTTTATCAGAGTCGGTTTTGTCCCATTTTAGATTGTAGTCCCTATGACAGGGGGGATTTAGAAAAAACTCCTTTACAGGATAA
Proteins encoded in this region:
- the purQ gene encoding phosphoribosylformylglycinamidine synthase I, producing the protein MRFAVLQFGGSNCDRDALHVLQDVCGVDTDLVWYKDGLQRKYDGIILPGGFSYGDYLRAGAIATRTPVMKDVIRHAEAGGLVLGICNGAQIGAESGLIPGVFTINEYPKFICEDVYLRVENNTSPFTSLYSEGEVIRIPIAHKEGRYVASPEDLRVLLENNRIAFRFCDENGNVNQESNPNGTAANITGVLGENDNVLVMMPHPERASEDVLGSSDGKKVFDSMIAYIESQ
- the purC gene encoding phosphoribosylaminoimidazolesuccinocarboxamide synthase; the encoded protein is MEIGELIYQGKAKSIYKSDNDDELIALFRDDMTAFNGEKHDQFSGKGVYNATVSAFFFDYLEKHGIKTHFIRMIDEKTMLVSKLEMIPLEVIARNRAAGSITKKLPLKEGQVLNPPVIVTDYKDDAKGDPAVNDDLILALGLLTRDELNEARRTTLEINKLLYDFFDELGLVLVDFKIEFGRRGNEIILGDEISMDSMRLWDKETGESFDKDVYRFNKGDVMTAYARVVEKIINWKKEQIK
- a CDS encoding ferredoxin-thioredoxin reductase catalytic domain-containing protein produces the protein MTTDTEESRKELKELSEKIHLWAEGYAGENGWKLNGDERQLGAVLKGLARNTIKYGEQYCPCRIRSGDPEKDAEIICPCIYHEDEIKNDGNCHCQFFFK
- the cofG gene encoding 7,8-didemethyl-8-hydroxy-5-deazariboflavin synthase subunit CofG, which translates into the protein MQPGIITYSRNVFLPLTNVCHNRCSYCIFKTPVKDGCVMPKADVLSTLDLGVKSGCTEALFTFGERPGLEDGFLEYIRRYGYETILEYCYDMSLSAIEMGILPHTNAGILDYNELEWLGDVNASMGLMLETTADIPAHKNSPGKKPEVRIGMMEDAGKLKIPFTTGLLLGIGETPSDRTESLEVIESLHKRYGHIQEVIIQNFCPKEGTSMEKWPVPAKEEICDTINLAREILPDDISIQIPPNLSDASELIECGVNDLGGVSPVTIDYVNPEHPWPEIENLKNIIGKRRLEERLCIYQKYIDKGWYPERLSGLIDKLNKDIQHRSYK
- the purS gene encoding phosphoribosylformylglycinamidine synthase subunit PurS, encoding MKFNVKITISLKGGMLDPEARAIQHALSNLGFETESLSTARLFEIALEAADEQEANAKAAEMCERLLANPVIHSYTIEVAGQ